TATAGTTGCTGAAACCAGTTTACCACCACTTACGGTATACTGGATGTTGTAAGCTCCACCTTCAGTTGTCCCGTTAATATGTGAAAGATATTGAACTGCAGGCGAGCTGCTTTCTCCAATATAATTGGCAGCAAAAATTTTTACAACTGCATCAGGATCCTTATCAAGAGCCTCGTTCAGCTCATCTTCATCGATTTCGAGCATACCGGCATTTGCTCCGCCGGTATCAGCGTTGGTAAGGATACCAAGCTGTGAAAGAGCAGAATACATATCTCCTTCAAAAGTATCCGGGGCTACCTCAACTGCGTAGTTGAATCCGATGCCTTTGTCGGAAATAATATTTTTTAGTCTCTGACCCACAAGCAGTTCAACACCGTAGTTACCTGTCAGAATTGATCCAGTAGCTTTTTCACCTGAAGTATCAACGGCTGTAAGCTCTTTGATCATTTTACGGACTTCGTTATTCTGGTCTACGAAAGTTTTAATATTTTCTTTAATGCCGTCTATATCGGTTGTTACACCTATAGTTACCGGTGCATTAAGTGCTGTGGTTTCCTTGAGATTAAGGGTAACTCCATCTATAACGTCATCTACTGAGTTGGTGTCACGGTCTATCCATTTGTCAACTTCAGGCGGGAATCCATCAACTTTTATCTGGGAATTTTGAGCATTCTGGGTTTCAAGAAAATCACCAGCCCCAAATATCATCCCGCTTGTATTTGAAATTACAAGCTGATTCTCTTCCCCGAGATCTAAACCGTAAATCTGCAGGTGATAGCCATCTCCGGAATTGATGGTTGTTGCTCTGATCTTGCTTCTGGAGTCTGCAGTATTGTTTATAAGGTTTACAAAGCCTGTAAGAGTTGTATTTGCTGGAATATCACTGAGAGTTATCGACTCTCCGGCATATGAAAAAGTAAAACTGCCATCGGAAGTAAAAAGTGGTGTTTTGAGAGACTCAACGTAGTTGCCGGTAACCTGAATATCGTTTTTTGCTAATTGATTTATTTCAATGGAATGTGAGGTGAGCATGGCAGTACTGCCGGCAGTAGCTGACAACTTATCTTCTTTAGAGCTGGTAACATTTTTTGCACTGAAAAGGTCCATGGAGCTCAGGGATTTCAGAGTGGATTCCAGAGATACCAGCTTCGTGCCGAGATCCTGAAACATGGTGACTTTATTTTCCCATGATTCTTTCCAGGTCTCGAGAGTTTTCTTGTGCGCACTTTCAACGTCAACCAGACCGTCAATCAGAGTCTGAAAGTCGGTGCCGTTACCAAGTCCGGCGAAATTTATTTGTCCAGAGGTGTAATCAGCCATAATTTTTGCTCCGGGAAATTTTTTCCCTTAATTCAATTCTCCACCTCAGAACTTGCAATCAAAGTGCCAAAATTAATCATCCCTATTAAATTATGAAAGGCCGGACCGGTTTATGCGGTCCGGCCTTGTGTTAAATCCCCTTATCCGGTTGGCTGATTCATTGGAGCCAGTATTAGCCTCCGATGAGCTGCATAGCCATTCTAGGCATGCTGTTAGCCTGTGAAAGCATAGCCACAGCGGACTGAGTCAGAATCTGGTTACGAACGAATTCTGTCATTTCGGTTGCAACGTCAACGTCTGAAATACGGGATTCAGAAGCCTGAACGTTTTCAGCCTGAACCGAAAGGTTGGTAATCGTGTTCTGCAATCTGTTCTGCAGAGCTCCAAGGTTCGCACGGATCTTATCCTTGGAAATAATAGCCTTCTGCAGCTTTACAAGTGACTCCTGAGCCAATTCCTGAGTGGAAATTGAGTTCTGTGCAGCTGAGCCGACACCGAGAGCTGAAGCTGTAGCTGTATCAATTGAGATATAGTAGTAGTCTTCAGCTGAGTCGTTGGCGGTACCGAAGTGGACCTTGACCGGACCTGTCGGCTTCATTCCTGCACCGTTATGTGCAGAGTTTTCTCCTGACATGTTACCATTGAGCAGGTGAATGCCGTTAAAGTCGGTAGCGTTTGCAATACGGGTGATTTCCGATGCCATTGCCTGATACTCAGAGTCAATGATCAGACGCTGATCCGAGTTGTAGGTACCGGTTGATGCCTGAGTTGCAAGTTCCTTCATACGGATGAGCTTTTCATCGATAACGCCGAGGGCGCCGTCAGCAGTCTGAATCATGGATATAGCATCGTTTGCGTTACGAATACCCTGATTAAGAGACTTAACATCAGCGCGCATCAGTTCTCGAACTGCCAGTCCAGCGGCATCATCAGAAGCTGTTCCGATACGAAGACCTGATGAAAGGCGACGGGTTGAAGTTGAAAGACGTCCGTAGGATTCTGCCAGGTTGCGGCTGGCGTTTGTTGCCATCAAGTTGTGATTGATAACGAGAGCCATATTTTCCTCCTTGAAAATGTTATTGGCTTCCTTGCCAATATTTAGTTTTCTTAATGCTTCTTGCTAGAAAACTATTTTCCTTTGTTGAGAGTCTCATCGTCATGACTATAGATTTCTTTAGAGCGGTTTTTAAAAAAAAATATTAAAAATGCTTAAAAATAATAAGTGGAAAGGTAGTGATCGGAGAATGGATTTTACTTTTAAAGGCTCATAAAGAATAAAATAAAAGACAGGGTTGATATCTCTCAACCCTGTCTTTTGCTTAAAGATATTTATATATAGTAAGAATCAGCTCCGGGCGGCATCAAGCATCCTGCGGGCTTCTTCTTCTGAAATTCCACGCTTCTTGGTTATTATAGATAAATTTTCTTCAGCATCAGATCCTCTGAGGTACAGAGCTTCAGGAGGAGTTGTGCTGTAATGTGCGTTAACTGCCGCCGAAATGAGGGCATCAGTTCCCGGCGTATTGAATATTTCCGGAAGCAGAACAGCATCAGTCCTTACTTTACTGAATTCATCAAAGAATTTTTTATTCTTATTCAGGCCGCTTCCTGAGAGGTAAATTTTACCGGGAGTTTTCTCAGCTATAATCTGAGCAGCTTGTTCAACCGTAACAGGAAGAGCTTCAGTCAGCGGCGGTTGCGGTGTTCCTTTAGCATCATTCGGTCTGAATCCTTGAATATATACCTGCGCACGCCGGGCATGAGTGATGACCCATAACGGAGCATCGACAAAGGAACATGGTCCGAACGCAAGAATCGGCAGATATTCCAGACCGGCTATAGGGATTTTATTTACTTCGGCTATGGCTATTCCTGCGGCAAGAGCAAGGCGCAATCCCGTAAAGCTTCCGGGACCGTTAACACAGGCCGTTTTAGTTATGTCAGACGCTGTAAAGCCGAACAGTTTCAGCATGTTCTCAATAGCTGGAACCATGAATGTGACAGTCTGTCCGGGAATACGCAGGCTTTGCAGGCTCAGCAGCTCGAAATTATCTTCATCCTCTTCGCGTGCCGCAAGCATAATCTGGAGGTCGTTTTCCGCACCGTTCAGCAACAGCAGGAGTTCTTCGTATTCGGTATTCAAAAGGCTCATTTGGCAACCCATGTCCTGACTATATCATTAAAAATAGCGAGTGCCATGAGGCAGAGGAGCAGGAATAGTCCGACTCTGGTTGCAGCGGCCTGAAGTTTTTCATCCAAAGGTTTTCTCAGCACTATTTCCAGCCCGAAAAAGATAATATGGCCACCGTCAAGCACTGGTATTGGTAACAGATTCAAAAGACCAAGGTTTATGCTTATGAAAGCTGTCAGTTGCAGAATGTGCAGTATTCCACGCTCAGACTGCTGTTTAATGGCCTGAGCAATCATGATTGGTCCGCCTATGGAATCTATCGGCACAACCCTTTCGATCATCTTGACAATGCTTTCACCAATCAGAGAAATTACATTCCAGGTCTGCTCTGAGGCTGCGTAAAAACTTTGCATTCCGTCCAGCTGGACCGTTGTTGTTTTATCCGAGGCCATAATACCAACCATTGGGACTCTTATTTTTTCTCCGAACAGGTTGGTATTTTCCTGAATTCTCGGTTTAACTTCCAGATTAAGAAGTGTTCCGTTGCGGTTTATTTTGAATTCAAGTTTTTCGTTTTCACTTGATTGAATTATTTCTGATAAATCGTGAAAAAAAGTAATGTTGTGGCCATCAATGGCAAGTACTTCATCACCGGGTTTCAGACCTGCTATTTCAGCAGGGCCGTTGGGCTGTAGATTACCTACTTCAGCTTTCAGCCCCATCTGCCCCTGAGATAGAATAATCCCCCAGAAGATGAGCCATGCGAGAATGAAGTTGAAGATCGGACCGGCAGCAACTACCATCATGCGATGCCACGGCGGTCTGTTCATGAAGAGCTGGTTGCTCCTGAAACCGGAGTCCAGATCCATGTCCCTCTCTTCACCGGCAAGATTCACATATCCACCGAGGGGAACAGCAGAAAGCCTGTAGTCGGTATTTCCCATTTTGAATCCGGCCAACCTTGGACCGAATCCGAGTGAGAAAGTTTTAACCCCGATCCCAAGCATCCTTGCGACAATGAAATGGCCGAATTCATGGAAAAAAATCAGCCCGCCGAAAACAACAAATAAGTATATTATCCAGATCATGAAGTTACTCTAAGCTATTGAAGCTGTTACGTCACGTCTCGTTTTTATATCAAGCTCAAGGACGCTTTCAGCAGTGCTGACATCA
The window above is part of the Maridesulfovibrio bastinii DSM 16055 genome. Proteins encoded here:
- the fliD gene encoding flagellar filament capping protein FliD produces the protein MADYTSGQINFAGLGNGTDFQTLIDGLVDVESAHKKTLETWKESWENKVTMFQDLGTKLVSLESTLKSLSSMDLFSAKNVTSSKEDKLSATAGSTAMLTSHSIEINQLAKNDIQVTGNYVESLKTPLFTSDGSFTFSYAGESITLSDIPANTTLTGFVNLINNTADSRSKIRATTINSGDGYHLQIYGLDLGEENQLVISNTSGMIFGAGDFLETQNAQNSQIKVDGFPPEVDKWIDRDTNSVDDVIDGVTLNLKETTALNAPVTIGVTTDIDGIKENIKTFVDQNNEVRKMIKELTAVDTSGEKATGSILTGNYGVELLVGQRLKNIISDKGIGFNYAVEVAPDTFEGDMYSALSQLGILTNADTGGANAGMLEIDEDELNEALDKDPDAVVKIFAANYIGESSSPAVQYLSHINGTTEGGAYNIQYTVSGGKLVSATINGNEASVDPDLWQITGKGGTPEAGMAIEVENRSDGTHGTSDADADDALTVDLKVGKVQEMLDALSDMTGRNGPLKILEKNYDSIIKNIEQKIDYEKDRLDLYRQNLKDRYSRLDSLLGRYDQISGQLSSSVNQLSQQ
- a CDS encoding flagellin, whose translation is MALVINHNLMATNASRNLAESYGRLSTSTRRLSSGLRIGTASDDAAGLAVRELMRADVKSLNQGIRNANDAISMIQTADGALGVIDEKLIRMKELATQASTGTYNSDQRLIIDSEYQAMASEITRIANATDFNGIHLLNGNMSGENSAHNGAGMKPTGPVKVHFGTANDSAEDYYYISIDTATASALGVGSAAQNSISTQELAQESLVKLQKAIISKDKIRANLGALQNRLQNTITNLSVQAENVQASESRISDVDVATEMTEFVRNQILTQSAVAMLSQANSMPRMAMQLIGG
- the tsaB gene encoding tRNA (adenosine(37)-N6)-threonylcarbamoyltransferase complex dimerization subunit type 1 TsaB; this encodes MSLLNTEYEELLLLLNGAENDLQIMLAAREEDEDNFELLSLQSLRIPGQTVTFMVPAIENMLKLFGFTASDITKTACVNGPGSFTGLRLALAAGIAIAEVNKIPIAGLEYLPILAFGPCSFVDAPLWVITHARRAQVYIQGFRPNDAKGTPQPPLTEALPVTVEQAAQIIAEKTPGKIYLSGSGLNKNKKFFDEFSKVRTDAVLLPEIFNTPGTDALISAAVNAHYSTTPPEALYLRGSDAEENLSIITKKRGISEEEARRMLDAARS
- the rseP gene encoding RIP metalloprotease RseP, whose translation is MIWIIYLFVVFGGLIFFHEFGHFIVARMLGIGVKTFSLGFGPRLAGFKMGNTDYRLSAVPLGGYVNLAGEERDMDLDSGFRSNQLFMNRPPWHRMMVVAAGPIFNFILAWLIFWGIILSQGQMGLKAEVGNLQPNGPAEIAGLKPGDEVLAIDGHNITFFHDLSEIIQSSENEKLEFKINRNGTLLNLEVKPRIQENTNLFGEKIRVPMVGIMASDKTTTVQLDGMQSFYAASEQTWNVISLIGESIVKMIERVVPIDSIGGPIMIAQAIKQQSERGILHILQLTAFISINLGLLNLLPIPVLDGGHIIFFGLEIVLRKPLDEKLQAAATRVGLFLLLCLMALAIFNDIVRTWVAK